Proteins encoded in a region of the Streptomyces sp. NBC_00310 genome:
- a CDS encoding succinate dehydrogenase hydrophobic membrane anchor subunit: MSATETTASGIGPVEGAEELSGYSPDNPAPFIEPPRKRTKKTPRSTRGNFEMVAWLFMRLSGIVLVVLVIGHLLIQLVLDGGVSKIGFAFVAGRWASPFWQTWDLLMLWLAMLHGANGLRTVINDYAERANTRLWLKGLLYTATVFTILLGTLVIFTFDPNIR; this comes from the coding sequence ATGTCCGCCACTGAAACCACCGCATCCGGCATCGGCCCCGTCGAGGGCGCCGAGGAGCTGTCGGGCTACAGCCCCGACAACCCGGCCCCCTTCATCGAGCCGCCCCGCAAGCGCACCAAGAAGACCCCCAGGTCGACCCGCGGCAACTTCGAGATGGTCGCGTGGCTCTTCATGCGCCTGTCCGGCATCGTCCTGGTCGTCCTGGTCATCGGCCACCTGCTGATCCAGCTCGTCCTCGACGGCGGTGTCTCCAAGATCGGCTTCGCGTTCGTCGCGGGTCGCTGGGCCTCGCCGTTCTGGCAGACCTGGGACCTGCTGATGCTGTGGCTCGCGATGCTGCACGGCGCGAACGGCCTGCGTACCGTCATCAACGACTACGCCGAGCGCGCGAACACCCGGCTGTGGCTCAAGGGCCTGCTCTACACCGCCACGGTGTTCACCATCCTGCTGGGCACGCTGGTGATCTTCACCTTCGACCCGAACATCCGCTAG
- the sdhC gene encoding succinate dehydrogenase, cytochrome b556 subunit produces MPAGTLYRGREGMWSWVAHRVTGVLIFFFLFVHVLDTALVRVSPDAYDKVVATYKTPIVALLEYGLVAAILFHALNGLRVIAVDFWSNGPRHQKTMLWSVVGIWLVLMIGALYPVLGHAVREVFGS; encoded by the coding sequence GTGCCGGCTGGAACGCTGTACCGCGGCCGGGAAGGAATGTGGTCCTGGGTGGCTCATCGAGTCACCGGCGTCCTCATCTTCTTCTTCCTGTTCGTACACGTGCTGGACACCGCTCTCGTCCGCGTCTCCCCCGACGCCTACGACAAGGTCGTGGCCACGTACAAGACGCCGATCGTCGCGCTGCTGGAGTACGGCCTCGTCGCCGCCATCCTCTTCCACGCGCTCAACGGTCTTCGGGTCATCGCCGTCGACTTCTGGTCGAACGGCCCCCGTCACCAGAAGACGATGCTCTGGTCCGTCGTCGGCATCTGGCTCGTGCTGATGATCGGGGCCCTGTACCCCGTCCTCGGCCACGCCGTCCGTGAAGTCTTCGGGAGCTGA
- a CDS encoding type II toxin-antitoxin system RelE/ParE family toxin has product MTGEVRDWLHRLRKDDRTTARLVGQAIQALVEEGPDLGRPLVDRIKGSTLHHLKELRPGSAGDTEIRILFAFDPERSAVLLVAGDKAGRWTAWYRRAIPLAEERYTEWLDHLARRRHKETER; this is encoded by the coding sequence ATGACCGGAGAGGTGCGCGACTGGCTACACAGACTGCGCAAGGACGACCGCACCACGGCACGGCTGGTGGGCCAGGCGATTCAGGCCCTTGTCGAGGAGGGCCCGGACCTGGGACGCCCTCTTGTGGACCGGATCAAGGGGTCCACCCTGCACCACCTCAAGGAACTACGGCCGGGCTCGGCCGGAGACACCGAGATCAGGATTCTCTTCGCCTTCGATCCCGAGCGCAGCGCGGTACTCCTGGTCGCGGGTGACAAGGCGGGGCGATGGACGGCGTGGTACCGCCGCGCGATCCCCTTGGCCGAGGAACGCTATACCGAGTGGCTGGACCACCTGGCCCGGCGCCGTCACAAGGAGACAGAGCGATGA
- a CDS encoding VOC family protein encodes MSDNESHESYESYELLGFDNLLLPVGDLGEAVSFYERAGFAVAFRLDEAGIAGLKVGKETPGLLLRVEDELPHRSPAWGTARAWLEVRDAREAARALTAAGVPPLDAPFSIATGWTVEFADPWGNVVGFTDYTKRPELARTG; translated from the coding sequence ATGTCAGACAACGAGTCACACGAGTCGTACGAGTCGTACGAACTGCTCGGCTTCGACAACCTCCTCCTCCCCGTCGGCGACCTCGGCGAAGCCGTCTCCTTCTACGAGCGGGCCGGCTTCGCCGTGGCGTTCCGGCTGGACGAGGCCGGGATCGCGGGGCTGAAGGTGGGCAAGGAGACGCCCGGGCTGCTGCTCCGCGTGGAGGACGAGTTGCCGCACCGGTCGCCCGCGTGGGGGACGGCACGGGCGTGGCTGGAGGTGCGGGACGCCCGGGAGGCCGCGCGGGCGCTCACGGCGGCGGGGGTGCCGCCGCTCGACGCGCCGTTCTCCATCGCCACCGGGTGGACCGTCGAGTTCGCGGACCCCTGGGGCAACGTCGTCGGGTTCACGGACTACACCAAGCGGCCGGAGCTGGCCCGCACCGGATGA
- a CDS encoding thiol-disulfide oxidoreductase DCC family protein, whose amino-acid sequence MSTTAEAATAGRGAERVPVRGLTVLYDTGCGLCAFLREWLGRQRQLVPLAFVAAGSQEARLLFPSLDHGATLEEITIVGDGGQVYRGSGAWIVCLWALREHRPLAHRLSTPAGARLARTAVLTTAKWRGAHRQPGSGCGSGGAELTGWAYDRRYGWLYRPPGGCDTGTCPTR is encoded by the coding sequence ATGAGCACCACGGCCGAGGCGGCCACCGCGGGCCGGGGCGCCGAGCGCGTCCCGGTTCGCGGGCTCACCGTGCTGTACGACACCGGGTGCGGGCTGTGCGCCTTCCTGCGGGAGTGGCTCGGCAGGCAGCGGCAGTTGGTGCCGCTGGCGTTCGTGGCGGCGGGGTCGCAGGAGGCACGGCTGCTGTTTCCGTCGCTCGATCACGGGGCGACGCTGGAGGAGATCACGATCGTGGGGGACGGCGGGCAGGTGTACCGGGGGTCCGGCGCCTGGATCGTGTGTCTGTGGGCGCTGCGCGAGCACCGGCCGCTCGCGCACCGGCTGAGCACCCCGGCGGGGGCCCGGCTCGCGCGCACCGCCGTACTCACCACCGCGAAGTGGCGGGGCGCCCACCGGCAGCCCGGCTCGGGCTGTGGGAGCGGCGGAGCCGAGCTGACGGGATGGGCGTACGACCGGCGGTACGGGTGGCTGTACCGCCCTCCCGGTGGCTGCGACACCGGTACCTGCCCGACTCGTTAG
- the sdhA gene encoding succinate dehydrogenase flavoprotein subunit: protein MKIHKYDTVIVGAGGAGMRAAIESTQRSRTAVLTKLYPTRSHTGAAQGGMAAALANVEEDNWEWHTFDTIKGGDYLVDQDAAEILAKEAIDSVLDLEKMGLPFNRTPDGTIDQRRFGGHSRNHGEAPVRRSCYAADRTGHMILQTLYQNCVKHGVEFFNEFYVLDQLITEVDGVKKSAGVVAYELATGEIHVFQAKAVIYASGGCGKFFKVTSNAHTLTGDGQAAVYRRGLPLEDMEFFQFHPTGIWRMGILLTEGARGEGGILRNKDGERFMEKYAPVMKDLASRDVVSRSIYTEIREGRGCGPEGDHVYLDLTHLPPEQLDAKLPDITEFARTYLGIEPYTDPIPIQPTAHYAMGGIPTNVEGEVLLDNTTVVPGLYAAGEVACVSVHGANRLGTNSLLDINVFGKRAGIAAADYSQKADFVELPENPESLVVEQIERLRSATGNERVAELRRELQETMDANVMVFRTEQTIKTAVEKIAELRERYKNVAIQDKGKRFNTDLLEAVELGNLLDLAEVMAVSALARKESRGGHYREDYPNRDDVNFMRHTMAYREVGDDGSETVRLDYKPVVQTRYQPMERKY, encoded by the coding sequence ATGAAGATCCACAAGTACGACACCGTCATCGTCGGCGCCGGCGGCGCCGGTATGCGCGCGGCCATCGAGTCCACGCAGCGCAGCCGCACCGCCGTGCTGACCAAGCTGTACCCCACCCGCTCCCACACGGGCGCCGCGCAGGGCGGCATGGCCGCCGCGCTCGCCAACGTGGAGGAGGACAACTGGGAGTGGCACACCTTCGACACGATCAAGGGCGGTGACTACCTGGTCGACCAGGACGCCGCCGAGATCCTGGCGAAGGAGGCCATCGACTCCGTCCTCGACCTGGAGAAGATGGGCCTGCCGTTCAACCGCACGCCGGACGGCACGATCGACCAGCGCCGCTTCGGCGGTCACAGCCGGAACCACGGCGAGGCCCCGGTCCGCCGCTCCTGCTACGCGGCCGACCGCACCGGCCACATGATCCTCCAGACGCTTTACCAGAACTGCGTCAAGCACGGCGTGGAGTTCTTCAACGAGTTCTACGTGCTCGACCAGCTGATCACCGAGGTCGACGGCGTCAAGAAGTCGGCGGGTGTCGTCGCGTACGAACTCGCCACCGGCGAGATCCACGTCTTCCAGGCGAAGGCCGTGATCTACGCGTCCGGCGGCTGCGGCAAGTTCTTCAAGGTGACGTCGAACGCGCACACGCTGACCGGTGACGGCCAGGCCGCCGTGTACCGCCGGGGTCTGCCGCTGGAGGACATGGAGTTCTTCCAGTTCCACCCGACCGGCATCTGGCGCATGGGCATCCTGCTGACGGAGGGCGCCCGCGGTGAGGGCGGCATCCTCCGCAACAAGGACGGCGAGCGCTTCATGGAGAAGTACGCGCCGGTGATGAAGGACCTGGCGTCGCGAGACGTGGTGTCGAGGTCCATCTACACGGAGATCCGCGAGGGCCGCGGCTGCGGTCCCGAGGGCGACCACGTCTACCTCGACCTCACGCACCTCCCGCCGGAGCAGCTCGACGCCAAGCTCCCGGACATCACCGAGTTCGCGCGGACGTACCTCGGCATCGAGCCCTACACGGACCCGATCCCGATCCAGCCGACCGCGCACTACGCCATGGGCGGCATCCCGACGAACGTCGAGGGTGAGGTCCTGCTCGACAACACCACCGTCGTCCCGGGCCTGTACGCCGCCGGTGAGGTCGCCTGTGTCTCCGTGCACGGCGCCAACCGTCTCGGTACCAACTCGCTGCTCGACATCAACGTGTTCGGCAAGCGGGCGGGCATCGCCGCCGCCGACTACTCCCAGAAGGCCGACTTCGTCGAGCTGCCGGAGAACCCGGAGTCGCTGGTCGTCGAGCAGATCGAGCGGCTGCGCTCGGCCACGGGCAACGAGCGCGTGGCGGAGCTGCGGCGCGAGCTGCAAGAGACCATGGACGCCAACGTCATGGTGTTCCGCACCGAGCAGACGATCAAGACGGCCGTCGAGAAGATCGCCGAGCTGCGCGAGCGCTACAAGAACGTGGCGATCCAGGACAAGGGCAAGCGGTTCAACACCGACCTCCTGGAGGCCGTCGAGCTGGGCAACCTGCTCGACCTGGCCGAGGTCATGGCCGTGTCGGCGCTGGCCCGCAAGGAGTCCCGCGGTGGTCACTACCGCGAGGACTACCCGAACCGGGACGACGTCAACTTCATGCGTCACACCATGGCGTACCGCGAGGTCGGCGACGACGGCTCCGAGACCGTCCGCCTCGACTACAAGCCGGTCGTCCAGACCCGCTACCAGCCGATGGAGCGTAAGTACTGA
- a CDS encoding TetR family transcriptional regulator gives MNDSPSAEPPADQVDTEPGGPRDGAEQPGPKGTAKSEQTRALILETALRLFQERGYDKTTMRAIAKEAGVSVGNAYYYFAGKEHLIQGFYDRIGAEHRAAVRTVLERETDLEARIAGVLKAWLDVAEPYHEFAAQFFKNAADPDSPLSPFSPESEGPREESIAIHREVLAGSKAKVPDELREILPELMWLSLMGLVMYWVFDRTEGRERSYRLAERGARLTTRGVSLARFRVMRPLVREVHELFTDFLPGMTKVVSEPGVKGRGAE, from the coding sequence GTGAACGACAGCCCCAGCGCAGAGCCCCCCGCCGACCAGGTCGACACGGAGCCCGGCGGCCCCAGGGACGGCGCCGAGCAACCCGGCCCCAAGGGCACCGCCAAGTCCGAACAGACCCGCGCGCTGATCCTGGAGACCGCGCTGCGGCTCTTCCAGGAGCGCGGGTACGACAAGACGACGATGCGGGCCATCGCCAAGGAGGCCGGGGTCTCCGTCGGCAACGCGTACTACTACTTCGCCGGCAAGGAGCACCTGATCCAGGGGTTCTACGACCGGATCGGCGCGGAGCACCGGGCGGCGGTGCGGACGGTGCTGGAGCGGGAGACGGATCTGGAGGCACGGATCGCCGGGGTGCTGAAGGCCTGGCTGGACGTGGCGGAGCCGTACCACGAGTTCGCGGCGCAGTTCTTCAAGAACGCGGCCGATCCGGACAGCCCCCTCAGCCCCTTCTCCCCCGAGTCGGAGGGGCCGCGCGAGGAGTCCATCGCCATCCACCGCGAGGTGCTCGCCGGGTCGAAGGCCAAGGTCCCGGACGAACTACGGGAAATTCTGCCCGAGTTGATGTGGCTCTCCCTGATGGGGCTCGTCATGTACTGGGTCTTCGACCGGACGGAGGGACGCGAGCGCAGCTACCGGCTCGCCGAGCGGGGGGCCCGGCTGACGACCCGGGGTGTCTCGCTGGCGCGGTTCCGGGTGATGCGACCACTGGTCCGCGAGGTGCACGAGCTGTTCACGGACTTCCTGCCGGGGATGACGAAGGTGGTGTCGGAGCCGGGGGTCAAGGGGCGGGGAGCGGAGTGA
- a CDS encoding TM2 domain-containing protein has translation MTEQPQQPAQPAQPAQPPQPPQPGYGYPSGAPGQPGANPYGAPQAGDPYGAPQGGYQQPGAGQPGYGYPQQGGYPQGGYQVPPTPGGAYTGDPNAPYGYDPYGRPYSDKSKIVAGILSLFLGAFGVGRFYIGHVGLGVAQLLTCGGLGIWSLVDGIILLTGSNTTDSNGRVLRG, from the coding sequence GTGACCGAGCAGCCTCAGCAGCCCGCTCAGCCCGCTCAGCCCGCTCAGCCCCCGCAGCCGCCGCAGCCCGGATACGGGTACCCGAGCGGCGCCCCGGGCCAGCCGGGCGCCAACCCGTACGGCGCCCCGCAGGCCGGCGACCCGTACGGGGCTCCGCAGGGCGGCTACCAGCAGCCGGGCGCGGGCCAGCCCGGCTACGGCTACCCGCAGCAGGGCGGCTACCCGCAGGGCGGTTACCAGGTGCCGCCCACGCCGGGCGGCGCGTACACGGGTGACCCCAACGCCCCGTACGGCTACGACCCCTATGGTCGCCCGTACTCCGACAAGTCCAAGATCGTCGCGGGCATCCTCTCGCTGTTCCTGGGCGCCTTCGGTGTCGGCCGGTTCTACATCGGCCACGTCGGCCTCGGCGTCGCGCAGCTCCTCACCTGCGGCGGCCTCGGCATCTGGTCGCTGGTCGACGGCATCATCCTGCTGACCGGCAGCAACACCACGGACTCCAACGGACGTGTCCTGCGTGGCTGA
- a CDS encoding FG-GAP and VCBS repeat-containing protein, with product MFTRRNTRLVLATAAAVSLTGGLLTLTTGAASASPAKYADDFNGDGYRDYAIPGYGEFTVTYGTATGPGSTTKTFTQKSAGVPGTAGDAGGYGDGFGEDLAAADLNRDGYADLAVADRSEKVNGKVSAGAVTIMWGAKSGLGTKATRLPVKAKSHLSFGNELETGDFDGDGKADLAVADGLDTVHIYRGGFTRAGKTGKVTKHTRSGPTHTFEPTGLVAGKVTKDKATDLYVLGQGYRKDKMTQDAWLLRGGKTVKWSDKLVAINNSEPDYDPTGVVADFDKDGYGDLAVSDTSYNKGAGSVVVVRGGKSGPTAKYRLTQATSGVATAASKSDGFGYELSAGDTNRDGYPDLAVGVPGEKVGSAKDAGGFHILRGGKKGLAGTGSQWFSRATEGVPGNPKEYEMFGSAIRLRDLDGDGDKDLLAGSVNRETSLFFRASASGITTGTVTELSLKPGFPQ from the coding sequence ATGTTCACGCGCAGGAATACCCGCCTGGTTCTCGCGACGGCCGCGGCCGTGTCGCTGACCGGCGGACTGCTCACCCTCACGACGGGCGCCGCGAGCGCCTCCCCCGCCAAGTACGCCGACGACTTCAACGGCGACGGGTACCGGGACTACGCGATCCCCGGCTACGGTGAGTTCACCGTGACGTACGGGACCGCCACGGGTCCCGGCAGCACAACCAAGACCTTCACGCAGAAGAGCGCCGGCGTCCCCGGGACGGCCGGTGACGCGGGCGGCTACGGCGACGGGTTCGGTGAGGATCTCGCCGCCGCCGACCTCAACCGCGACGGCTACGCCGATCTGGCGGTCGCCGACCGCAGCGAGAAGGTGAACGGGAAGGTCAGTGCGGGCGCGGTCACCATCATGTGGGGTGCCAAGTCCGGCCTCGGCACCAAGGCGACCCGGCTCCCCGTCAAGGCGAAGTCCCACCTCAGCTTCGGCAACGAGCTCGAAACCGGCGACTTCGACGGCGACGGCAAGGCGGACCTGGCGGTCGCCGACGGCCTCGACACCGTCCACATCTACCGGGGCGGTTTCACCCGGGCCGGCAAGACGGGCAAGGTCACCAAGCACACCCGTTCAGGCCCGACTCACACCTTCGAACCCACCGGGCTCGTCGCCGGAAAGGTCACCAAGGACAAGGCCACCGACCTGTACGTCCTCGGACAGGGGTACCGCAAGGACAAGATGACGCAGGACGCCTGGCTGCTGCGCGGCGGCAAGACGGTCAAGTGGAGCGACAAGCTGGTCGCGATCAACAACTCGGAGCCGGACTACGACCCGACCGGCGTCGTCGCGGACTTCGACAAGGACGGCTACGGAGACCTGGCGGTCAGCGACACGTCGTACAACAAGGGCGCGGGCTCGGTGGTCGTCGTGCGCGGCGGCAAGAGCGGCCCGACCGCCAAGTACCGCCTCACCCAGGCCACTTCCGGCGTCGCCACGGCCGCGTCGAAGAGTGACGGCTTCGGGTACGAACTCTCCGCCGGAGACACCAACCGCGACGGCTACCCGGACCTCGCGGTCGGCGTCCCCGGAGAGAAGGTCGGCTCCGCGAAGGACGCGGGCGGCTTCCACATCCTGCGCGGCGGCAAGAAGGGCCTGGCCGGCACCGGCTCCCAGTGGTTCAGCCGGGCGACGGAGGGAGTTCCGGGCAACCCCAAGGAGTACGAGATGTTCGGCTCCGCCATCCGCCTGCGCGACCTCGACGGTGACGGTGACAAGGACCTCCTCGCCGGGAGCGTGAACCGCGAGACGAGCCTGTTCTTCCGGGCGAGCGCGTCCGGAATCACGACGGGCACCGTGACGGAGCTGAGCCTGAAGCCGGGCTTCCCGCAGTAG
- a CDS encoding 2-oxo-4-hydroxy-4-carboxy-5-ureidoimidazoline decarboxylase, which yields MTRLDNVVAPFARPAQPTPTHRRGSTLPPHRLPPLPGQVAIPEQARTPGPSALEEFNHAPADLARQTLLTCLRSLRWAHRLTDHRPYPDLDALLAASDEAAYDLTAADLAEALAGEVLPTLPDDTYGVAHTALNAAHAAYEARFGHVFVISLDTSHPDELLDRTLEGIRSRLGNDPEEERVVVAEELRHLAAERLTGHLGGAGNRTIF from the coding sequence ATGACCCGCCTCGATAACGTGGTGGCACCTTTCGCACGGCCTGCCCAGCCGACCCCTACGCACCGCCGAGGATCCACGCTGCCTCCGCACCGCCTCCCCCCTCTCCCCGGCCAGGTCGCCATCCCGGAGCAGGCCCGCACCCCCGGCCCGTCGGCCCTGGAGGAGTTCAACCACGCCCCCGCCGACCTGGCCCGGCAGACCCTCCTCACCTGCCTGCGCAGCCTCCGCTGGGCCCATCGCCTCACCGACCACCGCCCCTACCCCGACCTCGACGCCCTCCTCGCCGCGTCGGACGAGGCCGCGTACGACCTCACGGCGGCCGACCTGGCGGAGGCCCTCGCCGGCGAAGTCCTCCCCACCCTCCCGGACGACACCTACGGCGTGGCCCACACCGCCCTGAACGCCGCCCACGCCGCCTACGAGGCCCGCTTCGGCCACGTGTTCGTCATCTCCCTGGACACCTCCCACCCGGACGAACTCCTCGACCGCACCCTGGAGGGCATCCGCTCCCGCCTGGGGAACGACCCGGAGGAGGAACGGGTGGTGGTGGCGGAGGAACTGCGCCACCTGGCCGCAGAGCGGCTGACCGGCCACCTCGGGGGCGCGGGGAACCGCACGATCTTCTAG
- a CDS encoding succinate dehydrogenase iron-sulfur subunit, translated as MATPTLDKADAAGSPEPGFADSPYITVTFRVRRFNPEVAAEASWQDFVLEIDPKERVLDGLHKIKWDVDGTLTFRRSCAHGICGSDAMRINGKNRLACKTLIKDINPEKPITIEPIKGLTVLKDLVVDMEPFFQAYRDVMPFLITKDTNEPTRERFQTAEDRERFDDTTKCILCAACTSSCPVFWNDGQYFGPAAIVNAHRFIFDSRDEAGEQRLEILNDRDGVWRCRTTFNCTDACPRGIEVTKAIQEVKRALITRRF; from the coding sequence ATGGCAACCCCGACCCTGGACAAGGCGGACGCGGCAGGCAGCCCCGAGCCCGGCTTCGCCGATTCCCCGTACATCACGGTCACGTTCCGCGTGCGCCGCTTCAACCCCGAGGTCGCGGCCGAGGCGAGCTGGCAGGACTTCGTCCTGGAGATCGACCCCAAGGAGCGTGTCCTCGACGGGCTGCACAAGATCAAGTGGGACGTGGACGGCACCCTGACCTTCCGCCGCTCCTGCGCCCACGGCATCTGCGGCTCGGACGCCATGCGGATCAACGGCAAGAACCGTCTGGCCTGCAAGACGCTGATCAAGGACATCAACCCCGAGAAGCCGATCACGATCGAGCCCATCAAGGGCCTCACGGTCCTCAAGGACCTGGTCGTGGACATGGAGCCGTTCTTCCAGGCGTACCGGGACGTGATGCCCTTCCTGATCACGAAGGACACCAACGAGCCGACGCGTGAGCGTTTCCAGACCGCCGAGGACCGCGAGCGCTTCGACGACACCACGAAGTGCATCCTCTGCGCCGCGTGCACGTCCTCGTGCCCGGTGTTCTGGAACGACGGCCAGTACTTCGGTCCGGCCGCGATCGTGAACGCCCACCGCTTCATCTTCGACTCGCGTGACGAGGCCGGAGAGCAGCGGCTGGAGATCCTCAACGACCGTGACGGCGTGTGGCGTTGCCGTACGACGTTCAACTGCACGGACGCCTGCCCGCGCGGTATCGAGGTCACCAAGGCGATCCAGGAGGTGAAGCGGGCGCTCATCACGCGCCGCTTCTGA
- a CDS encoding helix-turn-helix domain-containing protein, whose product MTSFHSWDEVKEEVFDTEDLDEIMAGARRMVAEARAHRLAEMRRQLGLTQREVADRMHVRQERVSAIERGRTDSAEVGTVAAYVEALGGELEIVANFNGTRVVVA is encoded by the coding sequence ATGACCAGCTTTCACTCATGGGACGAGGTCAAGGAAGAGGTCTTCGACACCGAGGACCTGGACGAGATCATGGCGGGTGCCCGGCGCATGGTCGCCGAGGCACGTGCGCACCGGTTGGCCGAGATGCGCAGGCAACTCGGCCTCACCCAGCGTGAGGTGGCCGACCGTATGCACGTACGACAGGAACGGGTGTCCGCCATCGAGCGCGGCAGGACCGACTCCGCCGAGGTGGGAACGGTCGCGGCCTACGTGGAGGCGCTGGGCGGGGAGCTGGAGATCGTCGCGAACTTCAATGGGACCCGGGTCGTGGTGGCGTAG
- a CDS encoding TM2 domain-containing protein, with amino-acid sequence MTVPTPDAPFGHDPQGRPYSDKSKIVAGVLQLFLGTLGIGRFYVGSVGVGVAQLLTCGGLGFWSLIDGILFLTSNDRTDSQGRVLRG; translated from the coding sequence ATGACCGTCCCCACCCCTGACGCTCCCTTCGGCCACGACCCGCAGGGTCGCCCGTACTCCGACAAGTCGAAGATCGTCGCGGGCGTCCTGCAGCTCTTCCTCGGCACGCTCGGCATCGGTCGTTTCTACGTCGGTTCCGTCGGCGTGGGCGTCGCCCAGCTCCTCACCTGCGGTGGTCTGGGCTTCTGGTCGCTGATCGACGGCATCCTGTTCCTCACGAGCAACGACCGCACCGACTCGCAGGGCCGTGTCCTGCGCGGCTGA
- a CDS encoding Uma2 family endonuclease, whose amino-acid sequence MSAAAVERSHEERALIAEANHIMESVPGLRVEIIGDQILVSPAPDGPHSEALMLFAAPFMDLGLVRALPGIGLWLPSGPEDYAIPDLSVVDDDYRDHLVENSCYDPMCFRLVMEVTSSNWRTDLQTKVTHYAKARIPVYVIVDRKHQRLHVLTEPGRGNYATHGIHLPGELVTLPESVGGKVVLDVERLLKAGLA is encoded by the coding sequence ATGTCCGCAGCAGCTGTCGAGCGGTCGCACGAGGAGCGGGCGCTGATCGCCGAAGCGAACCACATCATGGAGAGCGTTCCGGGCCTCCGCGTCGAGATCATCGGAGACCAGATCCTCGTGAGCCCAGCACCGGACGGCCCTCACTCCGAGGCGCTGATGCTGTTCGCAGCCCCCTTCATGGATCTGGGCCTCGTGCGTGCGCTCCCGGGCATCGGCCTCTGGCTGCCCAGCGGCCCGGAGGACTACGCCATCCCCGACCTGTCGGTGGTCGACGACGACTACCGTGATCACCTGGTGGAGAACAGCTGCTACGACCCGATGTGCTTCCGTCTGGTCATGGAGGTCACCTCCAGCAACTGGAGAACGGATCTGCAGACCAAGGTCACCCACTACGCCAAGGCCCGCATCCCCGTCTACGTCATCGTCGACCGCAAGCACCAGCGCCTCCATGTGCTGACCGAACCGGGGCGCGGCAATTACGCCACACACGGGATCCACCTCCCCGGGGAGCTCGTCACGCTCCCCGAGTCCGTGGGCGGAAAGGTCGTGCTCGACGTCGAGCGCCTCCTCAAAGCCGGTTTGGCCTGA
- a CDS encoding DUF2752 domain-containing protein, producing the protein MAERGLTTFRHPAAAPFAVAAAGLAGAAYLYGTNPHEPSHLLPQCPFRYVTGLLCPACGGTRMVYDLMHGQFAAAWHDNRVLLLAAPFALALLGRWFVEGVRGRRWRPELKPRTQALILGIAVTWTIVRNLH; encoded by the coding sequence GTGGCTGAACGCGGCCTCACCACCTTCCGGCATCCGGCGGCGGCCCCCTTCGCGGTGGCCGCCGCTGGGCTGGCGGGCGCCGCATACCTGTACGGCACCAACCCGCACGAGCCCAGCCATCTGCTGCCCCAGTGCCCGTTCCGCTATGTCACCGGGCTGCTCTGCCCCGCCTGCGGCGGCACCCGCATGGTGTACGACCTGATGCACGGCCAGTTCGCCGCCGCCTGGCACGACAACCGGGTGCTGCTGCTCGCCGCGCCCTTCGCCCTGGCGTTGCTCGGCCGCTGGTTCGTCGAGGGAGTGCGCGGCCGCCGCTGGCGCCCCGAACTGAAGCCCCGCACCCAGGCGTTGATCCTGGGTATCGCGGTGACGTGGACGATCGTCCGCAATCTTCACTGA